In Providencia hangzhouensis, the DNA window AATGAGGAATATGAAACGGTTCTCAAAGAGCGTGACCTGATCTCAGTTCCTGCGGGCATTTATCGTGGCTTATTTAACCACGGGGAAGAAGAAGCCTTAATGTGCGTCATGATCGGCACACCAAAACCGGCGATCCCGACATATCCCGAAGATCACCCTTTATCAAAAGTTAAACGTAACTAACAGGAGTCGTCAGTGATGAATTTGCTCAATAAAAAACTCCCAGAACCACAGGTGGCAGACTTTGGGCCATATCGCCTAAGTTGGCGGGAAGCCGGCCAAGGACACCCTGTCGTATTACTGCATGGTATCAGCTCTGGTTCTGCTTCATGGGTAAGCCAACTGATGAGCCCATCACTGACAGACCATTACCATCTCTATAGCTGGGATGCCCCCGGCTATTTAGAAAGCCATGATCTAGAGACGACAACACCTACCGCAATTGATTACGCAAATGCATTAAATGCTTTTATTGATAAATTAGTCTTATCACCCATCGTGTTAGTGGGGCACTCCCTTGGCGCCATAATGGCAAGCGCTTTTGCAGCGCAATATCCCAATAAAGTGAAAGGCTTAATATTAGCGAACCCCGCGCAAGGTTATGCCACAAAATGCCCTGACCAACAAAAGCAAGTTTACCAACAGCGGCAAGATATTGTTTTTAGTTCCGGTATTGAGGCATATGCGCAAAACCGTGCCGCTGCTTTGTTATCCGCCAACGCAACTACTGAAAAAGTCAATTGGGTTCAACAGAACATGAAGAAGCTCAACCCCACAGGTTTCTTAGCTGCTGCGTGGATGCTAGCTCATGATGACATCAGCCAATATTTAAATCGCTATGATGGCCCATTGGAAATACTGGTTGGCACAGAAGATACCATTACGCCACCAGCACAAGTAGAACGACTCGCACGACAAAAAAACTGCCCTTACTTTCTGATAAACCAAGCGGGACACGCCAGTTATTTAGATGCGCCAGACGCCTTTAACCACCACTTACAACAATTTTTAGAGACGTTCTATTGCCAAGCCGAATAAAGGAAGACTCATGAATTTACAGTTAAATAACCGTGTTGCTGTCGTGACAGGAGGAAGCTCCGGCATCGGCTTTGCAACCGTCAAACTCTTACTGGATGAAGGCTGTAAAGTGGCATTCTGCGGCCGTGATCAAGACAAACTCCAGCAAGCACTCACAACATTACAAGAGCTCTACCCCCAAGGGCATTTTATCGCACACTCTTGTGATGTTCTTGATAAAACACAAACCGAAGCCTTCGCAAAACAGGTTCATCAGCAATATGGCCAAGTCGATATATTGATTAATAACGCAGGGCAAGGCTATGTCGCAAGCTATAGCGATACCCCCGAAGAAGCGTGGTTACATGAAGCCCAACTCAAACTATTTGGTGTGATTAACCCCGTGAATGCTTTTTTGCCATTCTTAGAACTATCAAATATTGCTTCTATTACCTGTGTCAATTCACTGCTGGCCTTACAACCTGAACCGCATATGGTCGCCACCTCGGCAGCTCGAGCAGCACTATTAAACATGACACTAAACTTGTCGAAAACACTGTTACCTAAAGGGATCCGCGTGAACTCTATTTTACTTGGCATGGTAGAGTCCGACCAATGGCGACGTCGCTTCGAAAATCGCACTGACAAAAATCTCGATTGGGAACAATGGATTGGCGATATCGCTAAAAAACGAGGCATACCAATGCAACGTTTAGGAAAACCCGAAGAGCCCGCGCGTGCCTTAGTCTTTCTAGCCTCCCCCATGGCGTCGTTTACCTCGGGTGCCGCTTTAGATGTTTCAGGTGGCTTTAGCCATCATATTTAAAGGATTTAATGATGAAAACACTCATGTTGATTGGTTATGGTGCAATGGCGCAAGAAGTGATTACTCGCTTACCTGATGAGATAGCCCTACGTTACATTGTTGCCCGGCCCCATCACCATCAAGCCATTTTGGAACGCTTTAAAGGGGCCGTTACACCTATCGATAGCCTTGATAATAATATCGTTCCCCCTGATTTAGTGTTGGAGTGTGCGGGGCACCAAGCCGTTAAGCAATATGCACCAACGGTACTAGAAAGAGGCTGGACACTGGCCATTATCTCTACAGGTGCACTTGCAGACACGGACTTTGAACAACACTTGGTCGCCTTAACCCAACGCCACCACAGCCAATTGATCCCACTGACTGGCGCTGTTGCAGGGCTTGATGGCTTACGTGCGGCAAAAGAAGCCAATATCACTCAGGTGACCTACCAGTCACGTAAAAGCCCCGCAAGTTGGCGCAATGGTGCGGCTGAGCGTTATGTCGATTTGTCACAAGTGACACAGCCTACGGTGTTCTTTAGTGGCAGTGCTCGTGAAGCGGCTCTGAATTTTCCCGCAAATGCCAATGTCGCTGCCACTGTCGCGCTGTATGGCATTGGGATGGATGCCACACAAGTTCAATTAGTTGTTGACCCGAACACCACACACAATTCACATCGCATTGATGTTATGGGTGATTTTGGTCATTTCTGTATTGAACTCAATGGAAATCCTCTCCCCTCCAACCCGAAAACATCGATGTTAGCCGCCTTAAGTGCTGTTGAAATTTGTCGTCGTATCGCTGGGCAGCAAGCTATTTAATAGGAGCCAAATAATGAACAACATGGATATTTTTGTTGGTGGTCAATGGCAGCAAGGTCGCGGACCTGAAATGCAGTCGCGTTTTCCGGGAAATAACCAAGTGGTTGCCACCCTCAACAGTGCAAGTTTGGAAGATGTCGAAGACGCCGTGATTGCAGCTGATATGGCCTGGAGGATGCCTTCTTGGCGCAACCTTCCCGCTCACCAACGGGCGGCTATCTTATACAAGGTTAGTCGCTTAATTGATGAAAACTGCGAAGCATTAACCCAATTACAAACCTTGGATAACGGCAAGCCTTGGGCAGAAGCGCGTGGCTTAGTAATGAGCGCAGCAGCAACTGCTCGCTACTTTGCCGCGGTTTGTGAAGTCTCAGGTGGTGAGCTTCCGCCTCGCCGCCAGCCAGAACTGATGACCATAAGTACTTACCAACCCATTGGCGTGATCGCCGCAATCACGCCATGGAACTCCCCAATTGCCAGTGATATGCAAAAAATTGCCCCAGCAATTGCTGCCGGTAACGCAGTCATCTTAAAACCTGCGGAAGCCACACCTCTAATTTCATTAAAATTAGCTGAGCTATTTGAGCAAGCGGGTTTACCCAGCGGCCTATTGAGCGTGCTCCCGGGTAAAGGTTCGATTGTCGGTGATGCACTGGTTCGCCACCCTCTGGTGAAAAAAATCTCCTTTACGGGTGGCACCAATACGGGACGACAACTGGCTCACATTGCGGCAGATAAACTTATCACCACGTCACTCGAACTTGGGGGTAAATCCCCAACTATCGTGTTGTCAGACGCTGACCTTGATATTGCTGCACACGGTGTTTGCTACGGTATCTTTAGTTCGATGGGGCAAGCCTGCATCGCGGGTTCGCGCCTGTTTGTGGCTAAAGATATCTACTCATCTTTTATGGAAAAATTAACGCAACTGACCCGCAACCTGATTATTGGTGACCCAAGGCAAGAGCGCGTTCATTTGGGGCCATTAATCTCCCCTTCGCACCGAGACAGCGTCAGAAACTATGTCGAACAAGCCGTACAACAAGGCGGGAAGATCCGTATTGGTGGAACTGCACCGGCTGACCCTGTACTCCAAGATGGCAACTATTTTTTACCGACGATTATTGAAGGCTTAAATAACCAATCTACTGTTTGCCAAGAAGAAATTTTCGGTCCCGTACTCGTCGTTATGCCATTTGATGATGAAGACGATTTAATTCAACAAGCTAATGATTCTGTTTATGGGCTTGCAGCAGGTATTTGGACAAAAGATTACACCCGGGCGTTTAAGCTCGCCGATGCGCTTGATGTCGGTACCGTTTGGGTTAATACCTATAAAGTTTTTTCTATTTCAACGCCATTTGGCGGCTTTAAAGAAAGTGGCATTGGCCGTGAAAAAGGCCTTGAAAGCCTCAAAGCCTATATGCAACAAAAAAGCCTATTTCTGGCACTTAACCCACAACCAAACCGTTGGTGTGAATAGCAAATCCGTCACCGGATTATGGCAGCATTGAGGAGAATAAAATGTCTGAAATGATTACAGTTGGCGAAGCTATCGCCAGAACACTCGAACAATACCAAGTCACAACGGTTTATGGGGTTATTTCAATTCATAATTTACCCATAGCAGATGCTATCGGGCGCCGAAAAGTGATTGATTTTACGCCAAGTCGTGGGGAGGCAGGAGCCGTTACCATGGCGGATGCACATAGCCGTTTTACTGGATTAGGGGTGGCGTTAACCAGTACGGGAGCAGGAGCTGGGAATGCTGTTGGCTCAATGATTGAAGCCATGAATGCATGCTCCCCCATGATCCATATTACTGGGCAAGTTGAAAAAGCTTATCTGGATATGGACGCAGGGTTTATTCATGAAACCCATGACCAACTCGGCTTTTTACGTTCGAGTTCTAAGCTAGCTTTTCGTGTTCATACCCCCGAACAAGCCGTTGCCACTCTACATAAAGCCATTCAGGTTGCTCAAACGATACCTTGCGGCCCTGTCTCTATCGAAATTCCAATTGATATTCAAAGTGCGCAAGTGCCATTATCTGTGCTCAGTGTGCCACTTCCCCCTTCTACGCTGCCTGACTGTTGTACATCGCTAGTCAATGCAATTTGGGATAAACTTCAACACGCTACACAGCCTCTATTATGGGTTGGCGCAGGTGCTCTACAAGCAAAAGATGCTGTCAAACGCCTTGCTGATGCGGGGATTGCCGTCATCAGCAGCACCCATGGGCGAGGTATTTTATCGGATGACCACCCATTCAGCTTACGTGCTTTTCATAATGCAGATTCCATTGATGCATTACTGCGTTCATGTGATTTAACCATCGTCGCTGGCTCGCGTTTACGCAGTAATGAAACCAAAACATGGTCATTACCTTTGCCACATCCCATCATACAAATCGATATAAACCCACTCGCAGCCAATCGCAACTATTTAGCCGACTTAACCGTAACTGGGGATTGCAAAAGTTTACTTGAAGCACTTGCCGATAAAATTGAACAAGCCAAGCGCCCTATCTCTACTCAGTGGAAAAAACAAGTGCAAGAGGCCGTACAGCAGGCAGAAGAGCAACTCAGGCAACAATGTGGCCCTTATAGCCAACTCAGTGATGCCGTGGAGCAAGTCTTACCGAGTAACGGTATTTTTGTCCGAGACATTACGGTATCAGGGAGTTTATGGGGAAGCCGTTTACTCAAAGCGACCCAACCAATGCACAACATTCACTCATTAGCCGGTGCGATTGGTCTAGGACTCGCTATGGCAATTGGCAGTGCCAAAGCAAATCCGAATGTGCCTGTTATTGGCTTAGTGGGTGATGGCGGGTTAATGTTAGGCATAGGTGAATTGGCCACCATGGCACAAGAGCAGCTCCCCATTGTTCTGATTATTATGAATGACCAAGGTTATGGCGTAATGCGAGGTATTCAGGAAAAATATTTTTCAGACCGCCAATACTATAATGAGTTACTCACGCCTTCATTTAGCCAACTCGCTCAATCGATGGGGATTCAGGCATTTACGATAGATAAAGCTACAGATTTCGAATCAACACTACGCCAAGCCGTCGATTTGAAGCAACCTGTTGTCGTTGAAGTGTTAATGAATAGCATTGGCAAAATGAATTTCTCAGGCCCACCACAGAAAAAATTATTTTAACTTTCAAACTAATACGGGTGGCACAAGCCACCCTACTTCATTGATAGATAATGATGCAGTCAAGGCTATAAATTTGGCTTAAAATATTGCGTATAAATAGAAATAGCTTGCTCTTTTAAGACGCCTTTAACCACTTCAGGTTTAAAGGGGCTTTTGGCAAAAATCTCATCGCTACCTAACATAATATTAAAACCTGCAATCTCTGCGAGTTCATCATGAGAAAGGCTATAAACCATCCGACCTAATTGGCTCCATACCATTGCACCGGAACACATACAACATGGCTCACAGCTGGTATACAGCGTATAATCTGATAAATCCATGACTTTATGTTCAGAGCAATACTGGCGTATGAGACCTAACTCCGCATGATAGGTCGGGTCACTTTCAGTATGGATATGATTTTCACCAGTCATAACGACTTGGTTATTTTTAACCAATACCGCACCAAAGGGTTCATTACCATTTTTCGCCGCATCCGTAGCCAAAGCTAAAGCCTGAGTCATAAACTGAATATCCAATTCAAACTGTTGCGCATTGTTTTTCGATTTATTTTCCATATACACTACCTTCATGTGTGGATTTATATAATTTACAAATGGTTTAAATAGATATATCAAGTTTACTGGGCTAGTAAAACATAAAAAATGGCCATTCTCATTAATGCTAAAAAAACTGAGCTATTAGAGAGTCACCGCTAAAGAATGTACCTACTCTAATTTTCAAGTCAGATATTTAGTTTATCACTAACTGCAACTTTATATAAAACAGCTAATTATTGGTAAGAATATGTTAAGCCAATCATTGCATTTGCTGTTCCCGTTTTGAATTCTTCTTCTGGCTTACGTACATAGCCAAAACCCAAGCTAAAACTAATTGGGTTATTTTTTTCAGCGGTACCAGAACGCTGAATATAATATTTCTGTTGGCCTGGAATATTTGGAGCAGAGCCATCTGGGCCAAATTGTAATCGTTGTCCGCTTAAACCTATTACAGCATATCCAACACCTGATGCAGAAGAATCAGCTGTTAGCGTTGAAACCGTAGTTTTATTTGTTGTATCAGATAAATCAACAATTGATACATATACATTTATATTAGGGTCACATTGTAGTGAAAATGATTGTCTTTTTAGGCTTATATTTTCTGATGCGTCTGCCTTTTCAATAATACTTGCTGGAATTTTTTCCATTTCAACAGAGACAATTTTATTTGTTGGTGCACAGCTAGAAACAGTAGCATTAACAGTTATTGGGTTATATTGTACATTAACTATCTCTTGCAGATTTCCAACATCATCATAACACGCATATCGATACATTTTTTGACTTGGAATCACCACACTTCCAATAATTCTATCCGGTCCTTTGTAGATAAAAACACCTATAGTGACTTTAATAGGAGATGCTATTCGTGAATTATTACTTAAACTACCTTCCCAAACGACTGTATTTTTAACCGGTAACGGGACAAAACTTTCGTTAAATCCCCCAATAGGGGAAAATGAAAATCCAGAAATACCAGTTTCAAATAAATAAATCATCGGGTGAGAAGGTGATGCTTGATAAGATTGCCCATTCCAATGAGCTATTGGTTGGTACTCTATTCGACCAAGTGTATAGTTTATACTATTACTATTACATATGCTTATTCCTCTCCGAGAACCAGAGTTTTTAATAATCTCACCAAATGGTATTTGGTCGGCAGGCCCAGTGATCTCTATGTTAGTCATAGAATTAGTATTATACGTGTACTCAGGGATACCAAAAGCTTGACCCGATTGAAATAAAAAAGCAATAAAAAAAAACGTTGTACTACATTGTTTCATATTAATTCCTAATTTTTACTATATGATAAATCCAGTGATTTAATTACGTCATTACTCTCATCATAAAAATTAACCCATATATGGCATGTATTACCTTTACAAATATCGTTTAATTTCACCTTTTCCTCTGGAACTATATTTACTATCCGTTCATTATTATATTGCTTATCTTTTGAAACTGAAATTGTAAAAATAAACTTTGATTTATTAATCAAATAAAACTCTTTATTAAAATTGATTAAACTTATTTTATCATAATCACTTTCTCGTATTTTACGATGTCGATAAATAACTTTAAAATGTGAGCGAATCGCTAGAGAAATAGAATTTTCACCACTATTTAAATCTGACTTTGGAATTGATGTAACAGTTAAGTTAATTAATTCATCTGATATATTATCAATTGCTGTTATTGGTAATATTGTTATAATACTATTACTGTTTCTAGGAAGTAAAAAAAGTGGTGGTGATATGATAAATCTTTTATCACTTAATTCACTTTTTATTAAATAATCACTATTTTCATCATTCATTATTTTTATATTTAATGATTTATTTTCGTTATTAATTAAAAACCGTGTACCAACAAGTGTTGTACCAGAAAATGCATTGGTAATAAAGAAAACAAAAAATATAGCCATTAATATTCTATTAATCATAAGACAACTCGAAATTTGCAATACAGAGCACTTTACCTGCAGAAGAAGTATTTCCTGTTTTAATGTAAGAAGCGTAAAAATTAAAAATATTATTCACTAAGTTATGGTCAATTTTTAAAGTTGTTTTATTATTACTTATATCTATAATTTTTTTATTGTTATCATAAATTCCTATTGCAATATTACTTGCACCAGCATCTGTTTCATCTAAATTTTTTAATAAATTAGTCATTATAGTATCATTTACACCTGTAAATATAATATGAGCAGAATTAATATTTTTAGGGCAATTTTCTAAAACAATTGAAAATGGTGTTTCAGTGAAAGGAATACCGACCTGCTTTCCATTCAAATCGTTAGGATTAAGTCCGACTAGTAAACTAGCTGTATCATTAGAAACAGTGCAGCTACGCTCCATAACATTTGCATTAATGTTAATTTTTATTTGTTCGCTAAAAACAACTCTAGGAAGAAGTAGGAATATTATTAAAAACCCAATAATTTTATTCATAATAAATATCCAAAAAAAGTAAAGATGACGCATCACCTGATCCTATATTTATTTGAGTTGACTTATATCTTAAATAGAAATTCAAATCATAACTTGGGGTTGTGATAACTTCATTCAAAGCATACTTTGTATTTAATGAAATTTTTTTCCGGTATTTATCTAATATTTCAATAGCAAGTCCGGTAGCTATATCACCTTCAAGACTGTTTGCCTTTCCTAATATTTTCAATAAAGTTGGGTCGTTATCATCTTCCTCCCCAGAAAATTTATATGACATATTATTAACTTTACCAGAACAATTCTCGAGATGTATTGAAATAGGTTGCGTAGCACTAGTCGAGCCAATTTGATTAAAATCACTTGGATTTAAATCTAAAAAATTGATATTTTTAATTAAATCCTTACCCGTCACATTGCAGCTTTGTGTTAATATTTCACCATTAACATTAACTGTGACATCGACTGCGTACGCAAAAAAACCGATGAAGTATATAACTAAAAAAATAATATTTATTTTCATTATATAGTTCCTATTATTGGCACGCCATATTAACTTTGTTAATATTTTTCATTTTATCATTTTCATCATATTTAATAGAAAACTTACAAAGTTTATCTTTATCTATATTTACTGTATAGCTTGAATTAGGTTTAACACCAGTTAAATAAACTGTACTATCATCATTTACAATAGATATATTTTTTCCAGAATCATTAACTACTACTGTTCCAAATTTAATTGGTTTTTCTTGATACTGAAGTGAAACTAAAAAATTATACCCTTTACGTACATCGAAAATAACTTTACTGATAGCTCCTCGTGTCGGAGCTACTTTTATAACATTACCATCAATATCATAACCTGCCCCTAATGATTCAGGTGATAGACCTATATCATTATAGTGATATGCCGTTGCATAAGGAATTAAAGCGTAACCACTATTATTGATAGTAATATTTTCACCTGTTTTATCCACTTTAGCTCCAGCAGCCCCTTTGGCTTCAACTAAAATTGCAGTATCATTTGCCTCTCTAGCAAAAAGTAAACCACCAGAATGAACAAGGACAGAACCAGTGACTCCATAATCAAGCTCTTTTGAATTATTTGAAAATGATGTTCCTGCACTAAGTTCTGTTACATCTGCTTTATAACGTAGATTTAAATTTGATTTATTATCATTATTATTATTTATAGTTTGATAAATATTATAATTTAATTTTTCATTTAATGCAGTACCATATAGACTTGTCATAGTGTTATACTTTGAGTCATTGAAAGTGGTACTATTTGTAATATACATTCTATTTTTGTCCATCGCATTTGACAATGGGATAGATAATGATAAGTAAAATATATTGTCTGTATTATGGCTATACGTATTTTTATTATAGCTAGCTGATAGTATAATATTATTATACTGAGACAATGTCTTATTCCAGCCTATTTGAATATTTTTAGATTTTAAGTCGCTCCCCCAGTATGAATTAACATTTCCCCATGCATATAATTGTCCATAGTCACCTAAACTTTGAGAAATATTTACTTGAAAGCTGTTCTTTTTCCTTTCATTACTTGAATAAAATAAGTAATCATTTATTTCACCTTTGTAACTATTTCTGTAATTAGCTTCACTAAAAGTATAATAGTCAGATGTTGAGTATCTATATCCTGTCAACTGAATATTTGTACCAATATCACTAAATGATTTCGCATACAATATTCTATATGACCCCCCACTATATTTTTTATCATGTATTTTAGCTTGTGCTTGTATTGTATCAATAGATAAAGCTCCAAATGCACCAATATCTTTACTTAAACCGATTCCAGTAGCTAGATAGCCACTCGCAATTTGATATCCCGTATAAAGAGTTGAATCTAGTGGTAAGCCAATTCCAATTGTCCCTTGAGCAAACTTATCTTTTTTGGCTGATGTTATATCTAGCTGCCCAAAAGTAAGTGAGTAATTATAACTACCTTTTCGTAGTAAATTCGGTAAAGAAGAATATGGAACGATATACTTTGTTACTACGCCTTCACCTGATGTTAGCTCAACTTCATAGTCACCACTTGTACCAACAGAGTTTAAATTATCAATATTATATGGACCTGGGTTAATATACTCTTGGTACAATATATTTCCATTTTGTTTAATTGTTATCTTTGATCTAGACTCTGCTATACCTTTAATTGTTGGGCTATATCCTTTTTCGCTATCTGGTAGCATTTCATTTGCAGTAGATAATGTGATACCTATATACGGATTTGAGTCAAAAATCATTGAACCTAAAACAGTTTGGCCTGCAATAAGTGTACTTTTAATTGAATTTATATTTCTTAAGATTGAAATATTATTTGACTTCCATTCATGATTTGATTTTGACCCCATTTTATTCTGATTATAGTATAAGTTTGAACTGATGCGCCAAGCACCTAGGTTCAACCTATTATTTAAATTCAAAAACAGAGAAGAATAGTTACTCATTCTATTATTTCTTGAATATGACCCATTTAAATTGTAATTTGTCATTAGTGCAGAAATACCATCATCCCAATCATTCTCGCTTGCCAAGGTTGATCTAATGGAATTAAGATATATTTGTGGTATTGAGAGTGTTAGTGTTAACTTTGACAAGTCAACATTATAGCTAAAATTATTTATGTATTTATCAATATCAATACACTCATTATCATTTATTTTTGATAGATTAATTTTTTCTTGAGTATCCTTATTAAAGGGAATCAAACTCACAATTTCTTTTGTAAAACAAGCTATAACTTTCTTATCATTACTTTGCTTGAACTCAATACTAACATTTCTAATAAATCCATCACCAACATTCAGGTTTAAAAAATATTTCCCAGGTGTAACATTATTGCCTGCCGAAAGATAAGACAAATCATCGATAGAAGAAACATCAGAACCTAAAAATAAAGGATTGAAGTAATCTTGCGAATGTAAGTCATTAGAATGTAAAAATAGACTAATTAAAAAAAATTTTCTTATTATTCGCATAGATATACTTCCAGAATTAAACAAAGTTACACTGTATATTTTTTATCTGAACACCATAGTCATTAATGAAATTGAAAAATAATTTTTTACTCTTATCATTATTGTTAATATGGATGAATGTTTTTGGTGCTATCGTTTCTGCTTTTGATACTTCAATACCATTTATAGTCAAAGATACTAAATTCATATAAAATGGAGTTGGGTTATCAATTCTTAATTTATTATTTTCATAACTACATTTTAAATCTTTGTATGACTCAAATGAATTTCCTTTAATTTCACTAGGTCTAACAATAAGCTTTATTTTAGTTGTCGTTGATATTAATAATGCATTATCTATCTTCTGTTCTTGTTCTGTTAAAGATGGAATAACTTTTGAGTTTAGATAATATAACTTCTCTCTGTCTTTAGGTAACTGTTCTTTATCCCCAGTAAAAACAATATTCAATAAGCTATCTGAATTTGATTTAATTACAAATAAAGGCGGTGTTATTACAAAATCAGTACTTTTTTTTTCATGATCATCCGATACCCATGATTGAACAAGGTAATTTCCATCTTTATCACTATTATATATTTTTAATGTTATTTGATTTTTTTCAGTTGGATAAATTAATCGAGTTGCTCCTAGTGAGACTCCGCCAGCATAGACCGATTGGCAAAAGAAAAATAAAGATAATATAACGAATATTTTTTTTAGCATATAAACAAGCTCCATGATTAATGATTGGCCATCACTGGCCAATCATTAATAAAATTAATTGTAGGTAAGCATAAAGTTAGCTACAGATTGAACTTTACCAGCAGTTACTACGGCCCCTATTGATTTATAATCAACAGATAATGGAATAGTAGTTGTATCAGTTAAATCAACTTTTGAACTTAATGCGCCAATTTCTAATGGACTACCATCTGGATTAAACAATTGTAGACCTACGTTTTCCGCAGAGCCTGCACCAGCAGTATTTGCTAATAAACCAGGCTTACCATCAACAGTTTGCCCATTGAATGAAATTTGAACTGATTTACGAGTTGCAGTATCACACTCAACCAAATTAATATTGAATGGCTTAGCTCGCATTGCAAGTTGGTCTGCAGCAGTAAAAGTTGTTGTTTTAACTGTATCTAAAGTAACAATTTTGTCAGTATCTGATCCAGAAATTGCACAAGCTCCAGATGTAATCTCACCATTAAATGTTACTTTACCACCATTAACTGTTAATGCAGGGAGAGGATCATTTTCTGCAGCAAATGTTGAACTACAAATAATTGAAGAAACAACTACAGATAATACAGCAAGTTTATTTTTAATATTCATATATATTCCTAATTTATTTAGTTTGTTTTTATTACCGACAGATAATAATTAAAATATAATTATCGCCTATCTTATTTAATAGCATTAAATTTTAATAGAAAACAATTAAATGCCATTTAATCTTTTAGCATTTTTAATTACTTCATTAGTAAAGTAATTCCAGTCCAAGCCAAATATCTCAAGATATTGATTTACCCGTCCTATGGTCAATTGTGTTTTTCCATTTTCATACCTTGAGACTTGTTGTTGGCTTATTTTTAATAATATGGCTAATTCACCTTCTGTGATACCATTTTGTTTTCTTAATTTTTTTAAAAATGAAGACGCCGCACTATTTAATATGTCATTTTCAACTCTCATTTTTATCACCAGAAAATATAATATTAGAGTAGACAATTTAATATTAGAGATAAAATTTAATTATTTTCCTATATCAAGTATCAAGCTATGGACCTGAATTTAATTTATATTTTTCAAATACACAAATATGAATTATTTTCCATTTACTCTTTACACGTGTTGCACCCCGTTTTGTTCATATTTCTCCATTGAAAAACTTGTTTTTACCAACCTTTAATCATGTTACAAACACATAAAATGAAACAATTAATCACAGACTGAAACACAATACTCAGAGCTTAAGTTAACGTTAACAGTTAGCCGTCTATAGGTTAAATTCTCATCACTCATCCTTATACAGCAGATGATAACGTTAACATTATCATCTGAAAATAAAAAAATAAAATAAACATAGTGACTATACCTATGTATATTACTTTATA includes these proteins:
- a CDS encoding fimbrial biogenesis chaperone, whose protein sequence is MAIFFVFFITNAFSGTTLVGTRFLINNENKSLNIKIMNDENSDYLIKSELSDKRFIISPPLFLLPRNSNSIITILPITAIDNISDELINLTVTSIPKSDLNSGENSISLAIRSHFKVIYRHRKIRESDYDKISLINFNKEFYLINKSKFIFTISVSKDKQYNNERIVNIVPEEKVKLNDICKGNTCHIWVNFYDESNDVIKSLDLSYSKN
- a CDS encoding fimbria/pilus outer membrane usher protein, whose product is MRIIRKFFLISLFLHSNDLHSQDYFNPLFLGSDVSSIDDLSYLSAGNNVTPGKYFLNLNVGDGFIRNVSIEFKQSNDKKVIACFTKEIVSLIPFNKDTQEKINLSKINDNECIDIDKYINNFSYNVDLSKLTLTLSIPQIYLNSIRSTLASENDWDDGISALMTNYNLNGSYSRNNRMSNYSSLFLNLNNRLNLGAWRISSNLYYNQNKMGSKSNHEWKSNNISILRNINSIKSTLIAGQTVLGSMIFDSNPYIGITLSTANEMLPDSEKGYSPTIKGIAESRSKITIKQNGNILYQEYINPGPYNIDNLNSVGTSGDYEVELTSGEGVVTKYIVPYSSLPNLLRKGSYNYSLTFGQLDITSAKKDKFAQGTIGIGLPLDSTLYTGYQIASGYLATGIGLSKDIGAFGALSIDTIQAQAKIHDKKYSGGSYRILYAKSFSDIGTNIQLTGYRYSTSDYYTFSEANYRNSYKGEINDYLFYSSNERKKNSFQVNISQSLGDYGQLYAWGNVNSYWGSDLKSKNIQIGWNKTLSQYNNIILSASYNKNTYSHNTDNIFYLSLSIPLSNAMDKNRMYITNSTTFNDSKYNTMTSLYGTALNEKLNYNIYQTINNNNDNKSNLNLRYKADVTELSAGTSFSNNSKELDYGVTGSVLVHSGGLLFAREANDTAILVEAKGAAGAKVDKTGENITINNSGYALIPYATAYHYNDIGLSPESLGAGYDIDGNVIKVAPTRGAISKVIFDVRKGYNFLVSLQYQEKPIKFGTVVVNDSGKNISIVNDDSTVYLTGVKPNSSYTVNIDKDKLCKFSIKYDENDKMKNINKVNMACQ
- a CDS encoding fimbrial protein, giving the protein MNKIIGFLIIFLLLPRVVFSEQIKININANVMERSCTVSNDTASLLVGLNPNDLNGKQVGIPFTETPFSIVLENCPKNINSAHIIFTGVNDTIMTNLLKNLDETDAGASNIAIGIYDNNKKIIDISNNKTTLKIDHNLVNNIFNFYASYIKTGNTSSAGKVLCIANFELSYD
- a CDS encoding nucleoside deaminase is translated as MENKSKNNAQQFELDIQFMTQALALATDAAKNGNEPFGAVLVKNNQVVMTGENHIHTESDPTYHAELGLIRQYCSEHKVMDLSDYTLYTSCEPCCMCSGAMVWSQLGRMVYSLSHDELAEIAGFNIMLGSDEIFAKSPFKPEVVKGVLKEQAISIYTQYFKPNL
- a CDS encoding fimbrial protein, producing the protein MKQCSTTFFFIAFLFQSGQAFGIPEYTYNTNSMTNIEITGPADQIPFGEIIKNSGSRRGISICNSNSINYTLGRIEYQPIAHWNGQSYQASPSHPMIYLFETGISGFSFSPIGGFNESFVPLPVKNTVVWEGSLSNNSRIASPIKVTIGVFIYKGPDRIIGSVVIPSQKMYRYACYDDVGNLQEIVNVQYNPITVNATVSSCAPTNKIVSVEMEKIPASIIEKADASENISLKRQSFSLQCDPNINVYVSIVDLSDTTNKTTVSTLTADSSASGVGYAVIGLSGQRLQFGPDGSAPNIPGQQKYYIQRSGTAEKNNPISFSLGFGYVRKPEEEFKTGTANAMIGLTYSYQ
- a CDS encoding fimbrial protein, which produces MKINIIFLVIYFIGFFAYAVDVTVNVNGEILTQSCNVTGKDLIKNINFLDLNPSDFNQIGSTSATQPISIHLENCSGKVNNMSYKFSGEEDDNDPTLLKILGKANSLEGDIATGLAIEILDKYRKKISLNTKYALNEVITTPSYDLNFYLRYKSTQINIGSGDASSLLFLDIYYE